The following proteins are co-located in the Syngnathus scovelli strain Florida chromosome 21, RoL_Ssco_1.2, whole genome shotgun sequence genome:
- the rnf157 gene encoding E3 ubiquitin ligase RNF157 isoform X3, whose translation MIQSQLHTAKKKKKIHVNILQAKFGGLYCHSSFCNLSSGSTGSYFASHFIMGGEKFDSTHPEGYLFGENTDLNFLGTRPVAFPYAAPPPQEPVKTLRSLINIRKDTLRLVRCSEDLKLPGDDEAGKQRACYNVEFTFDADTQVAITIYYQAIEEFHNGVPVYLPQDSSLQSETVHFKKGVSQQFCLPSHTVNLSEWADEELLFDVDREIFPMVVQAVVDEGDEHLGHSHILLATFEKHMDGSYCVKPLKQKQVVDGVSYLLQEIYGIENKYNSQESKVADDEISDNSAECVVCLSDVRDTLILPCRHLCLCNACADTLRYQANCCPICRLPFRALLQIRAMRKKLSPLTPTSFNPVITSQTSDSEEHSASEHIPPGYEAVSLLEALNGPLATSSVAPPLHSGPSHVSGALPTYGSEAHPAAARSISPLEHSNSSQGLKLKKSGSKSLSQNSSVLPEEEDEKSCSELEGRRHKLAVDPQECGVTPDSENLTLSSSGAIDQSPCTGTPLSSTITSPEDPVSSSLAQSVMSMASSHSQHSHISTDTMSSMSGSYLAGADGEPGGGQEGLDAQGEENRDTRMESRGPSQLEGESIELNYSVAVDEQDSEGNDVTEEDRSSPSNGKGGRSRCPELANNNQGVALCDTPSLGLDNEQAPDGRFADEESCPVHIED comes from the exons ATGATTCAAAGCCAGCTGcacaccgcaaaaaaaaaaaaaaaaatacatgtgaaTATTTTACaagccaaatttggaggtctgtATTGTCACTCTTCATTTTGCAATCTCTCATCTGGGTCTACAGGAAGTTACTTCGCCAGCCACTTCATCATGGGCGGAGAGAAGTTCGACTCAACCCACCCAGAAGGTTACCTGTTTGGAGAAAACACAGATCTTAATTTCCTCGGGACCAGACCAGTCGCG TTCCCATACGCAGCCCCTCCACCTCAGGAACCGGTGAAGACGTTACGGAGCCTTATAAACATCCGCAAGGACACACTGCGGCTTGTAAG ATGCAGCGAGGACCTGAAATTGCCCGGCGATGACGAGGCGGGCAAGCAGCGGGCCTGCTACAACGTGGAGTTCACTTTCGATGCCGACACGCAGGTGGCCATCACCATCTACTACCAGGCCATAGAGGAGTTTCACAACGGCGTGCCAGT CTACCTGCCCCAGGACAGCTCTCTGCAGTCGGAGACGGTGCACTTCAAGAAGGGGGTGAGCCAGCAGTTCTGTCTTCCCTCGCACACCGTCAACCTCAGCGAGTGGGCGGACGAAGAG TTGCTGTTTGACGTGGACAGGGAGATCTTCCCCATGGTGGTGCAGGCCGTGGTCGACGAGGGCGACG AACATCTGGGCCACTCTCACATCCTGCTGGCCACGTTTGAGAAG CACATGGATGGCAGCTACTGTGTGAAGCCTCTGAAGCAGAAACAAGTG GTGGATGGAGTGAGTTATCTTCTGCAGGAGATCTACGGGATCGAGAACAAATACAACAGCCAAGAATCAAAG GTTGCCGATGACGAAATCAGTGACAACAGCGCAGAGTGCGTGGTGTGTCTGTCAGACGTGCGCGACACTCTCATCCTGCCGTGCAGGCACTTGTGTCTCTGCAACGCCTGTGCCGACACGTTGCGCTATCAAGCTAACTGCTGTCCCATCTGCAGACTGC cctTCAGAGCTTTGCTGCAAATCCGAGCGATGAGGAAGAAACTCAGTCCTTTGACGCCGACCAGCTTTAACCCCGTCATCACTTCACAGACGTCAGACTCGGAGGAACACTCG gcaTCCGAGCACATCCCCCCGGGTTACGAGGCCGTGTCCCTGCTGGAGGCTCTCAACGGCCCCCTTGCTACATCCTCCGTGGCGCCCCCCCTTCACTCCGGACCCAGTCACGTGTCAGGGGCGCTGcccacgtacggcagcgaagcCCACCCAGCGGCGGCCCGTTCCATATCCCCTCTGGAGCATTCCAACTCAAGTCAGGGGCTCAAACTCAAGAAAAGCGGTTCCAA GTCGCTTTCCCAGAATTCCTCAGTGCTTcccgaggaggaggatgaaaagTCTTGTAGTGAATTAGAAGGTCGTCGCCACAAACTTGCGGTGGATCCGCAGGAG TGCGGCGTCACACCAGACAGTGAAAATCTAACTCTGTCCTCTTCCGGGGCTATCGACCAGTCGCCGTGCACTGGAACGCCGCTCTCCTCCACTATCACTTCCCCTGAAG ACCCAGTGAGCAGCAGCCTGGCCCAGTCAGTGATGTCCATGGCCTCGTCCCACTCGCAGCACTCCCACATCAGCACTGACACCATGTCCTCCATGTCAGGGTCCTACCTGGCTGGGGCGGACGGCGAGCCCGGGGGGGGCCAGGAGGGGCTTGACGCCCAGGGCGAGGAGAACCGGGACACCCGCATGGAGAGCCGAGGACCCTCGCAGCTGGAAGGG GAGTCCATAGAATTGAATTATTCCGTGGCTGTCGATGAGCAGGACTCTGAG GGAAATGATGTCACAGAAGAGGACCGCTCCTCGCCATCCAATGGCAAAG GTGGGCGGAGCAGGTGTCCCGAGTTGGCCAATAACAATCAGGGCGTGGCCCTGTGTGACACGCCCTCTTTGGGCTTGGACAATGAGCAGGCTCCTGACGGCCGATTTGCCG ATGAGGAGTCGTGCCCAGTACATATTGAGGACTAG
- the rnf157 gene encoding E3 ubiquitin ligase RNF157 isoform X7 — protein sequence MIQSQLHTAKKKKKIHVNILQAKFGGLYCHSSFCNLSSGSTGSYFASHFIMGGEKFDSTHPEGYLFGENTDLNFLGTRPVAFPYAAPPPQEPVKTLRSLINIRKDTLRLVRCSEDLKLPGDDEAGKQRACYNVEFTFDADTQVAITIYYQAIEEFHNGVPVYLPQDSSLQSETVHFKKGVSQQFCLPSHTVNLSEWADEELLFDVDREIFPMVVQAVVDEGDEHLGHSHILLATFEKHMDGSYCVKPLKQKQVVDGVSYLLQEIYGIENKYNSQESKVADDEISDNSAECVVCLSDVRDTLILPCRHLCLCNACADTLRYQANCCPICRLPFRALLQIRAMRKKLSPLTPTSFNPVITSQTSDSEEHSASEHIPPGYEAVSLLEALNGPLATSSVAPPLHSGPSHVSGALPTYGSEAHPAAARSISPLEHSNSSQGLKLKKSGSKSLSQNSSVLPEEEDEKSCSELEGRRHKLAVDPQECGVTPDSENLTLSSSGAIDQSPCTGTPLSSTITSPEDPVSSSLAQSVMSMASSHSQHSHISTDTMSSMSGSYLAGADGEPGGGQEGLDAQGEENRDTRMESRGPSQLEGESIELNYSVAVDEQDSEGNDVTEEDRSSPSNGKDEESCPVHIED from the exons ATGATTCAAAGCCAGCTGcacaccgcaaaaaaaaaaaaaaaaatacatgtgaaTATTTTACaagccaaatttggaggtctgtATTGTCACTCTTCATTTTGCAATCTCTCATCTGGGTCTACAGGAAGTTACTTCGCCAGCCACTTCATCATGGGCGGAGAGAAGTTCGACTCAACCCACCCAGAAGGTTACCTGTTTGGAGAAAACACAGATCTTAATTTCCTCGGGACCAGACCAGTCGCG TTCCCATACGCAGCCCCTCCACCTCAGGAACCGGTGAAGACGTTACGGAGCCTTATAAACATCCGCAAGGACACACTGCGGCTTGTAAG ATGCAGCGAGGACCTGAAATTGCCCGGCGATGACGAGGCGGGCAAGCAGCGGGCCTGCTACAACGTGGAGTTCACTTTCGATGCCGACACGCAGGTGGCCATCACCATCTACTACCAGGCCATAGAGGAGTTTCACAACGGCGTGCCAGT CTACCTGCCCCAGGACAGCTCTCTGCAGTCGGAGACGGTGCACTTCAAGAAGGGGGTGAGCCAGCAGTTCTGTCTTCCCTCGCACACCGTCAACCTCAGCGAGTGGGCGGACGAAGAG TTGCTGTTTGACGTGGACAGGGAGATCTTCCCCATGGTGGTGCAGGCCGTGGTCGACGAGGGCGACG AACATCTGGGCCACTCTCACATCCTGCTGGCCACGTTTGAGAAG CACATGGATGGCAGCTACTGTGTGAAGCCTCTGAAGCAGAAACAAGTG GTGGATGGAGTGAGTTATCTTCTGCAGGAGATCTACGGGATCGAGAACAAATACAACAGCCAAGAATCAAAG GTTGCCGATGACGAAATCAGTGACAACAGCGCAGAGTGCGTGGTGTGTCTGTCAGACGTGCGCGACACTCTCATCCTGCCGTGCAGGCACTTGTGTCTCTGCAACGCCTGTGCCGACACGTTGCGCTATCAAGCTAACTGCTGTCCCATCTGCAGACTGC cctTCAGAGCTTTGCTGCAAATCCGAGCGATGAGGAAGAAACTCAGTCCTTTGACGCCGACCAGCTTTAACCCCGTCATCACTTCACAGACGTCAGACTCGGAGGAACACTCG gcaTCCGAGCACATCCCCCCGGGTTACGAGGCCGTGTCCCTGCTGGAGGCTCTCAACGGCCCCCTTGCTACATCCTCCGTGGCGCCCCCCCTTCACTCCGGACCCAGTCACGTGTCAGGGGCGCTGcccacgtacggcagcgaagcCCACCCAGCGGCGGCCCGTTCCATATCCCCTCTGGAGCATTCCAACTCAAGTCAGGGGCTCAAACTCAAGAAAAGCGGTTCCAA GTCGCTTTCCCAGAATTCCTCAGTGCTTcccgaggaggaggatgaaaagTCTTGTAGTGAATTAGAAGGTCGTCGCCACAAACTTGCGGTGGATCCGCAGGAG TGCGGCGTCACACCAGACAGTGAAAATCTAACTCTGTCCTCTTCCGGGGCTATCGACCAGTCGCCGTGCACTGGAACGCCGCTCTCCTCCACTATCACTTCCCCTGAAG ACCCAGTGAGCAGCAGCCTGGCCCAGTCAGTGATGTCCATGGCCTCGTCCCACTCGCAGCACTCCCACATCAGCACTGACACCATGTCCTCCATGTCAGGGTCCTACCTGGCTGGGGCGGACGGCGAGCCCGGGGGGGGCCAGGAGGGGCTTGACGCCCAGGGCGAGGAGAACCGGGACACCCGCATGGAGAGCCGAGGACCCTCGCAGCTGGAAGGG GAGTCCATAGAATTGAATTATTCCGTGGCTGTCGATGAGCAGGACTCTGAG GGAAATGATGTCACAGAAGAGGACCGCTCCTCGCCATCCAATGGCAAAG ATGAGGAGTCGTGCCCAGTACATATTGAGGACTAG